AATCATCGCCGCGTCATGTTGCATTGTGATATGGGGCGAGGAAACGTAGACTGACATCTCCAGGCTGATGCGGCCGACAAAACGAGGAAAGCGGATGGGCGCTGGTGCCTTGATCCACGATGCTGAGGTTCCGAATGCCGACAGGCAGCGATGGCTGGCTCTCGCGGAGAAAGCGTTGGCCGGTGCGTCCTTTGAGGAAAGGCTGGTATCCCGTACCGACGACGACATCCGGATCGAGCCGCTATACGATCGCTCGACCATTGGCGAGCCGCTTGTGCGAGCAAACCCGAGATCGCCCTGGATTGTCAGCCAGCGTATAGACGACCCCGATGTCGGCCGTGCCAAGGCCCAGGCACTGGAAGACGTGGCGCAGGGCGCCACCGGACTGTCGCTTGTCTTCGAGGGCGCTCCCAATGCGTTCGGCTACGGCCTGCCAAGGACGGCGAAGGCGCTGGAGACCGTGCTGGAGGGCATTCCGCTCAATCGCGTCCAGGTCCGTATCGACACCCATCCCTGGAGCCGTCCGATGGCCGACTGGCTGGTCGCGTTCCTGAGCAAGCGTCGGTCTGATCCGGCAAAGCTCAACCTGTCCTTCGGCATCGATCCCGCGGCGATCCTTGCCGGGACCGGGCGGCTACGCATGTCGATCGAAGCACTGCAGGAATCGATGCCGCAATCGCTGGCGCATTTCTTTTCGATGGGTGTCCCCGGTGTGCTGCTCGAAGCTGACGGGCGCGTGGTCCACAATGGGGGCGCCACGGAAGCGCAGGAACTCGGCATCATGTTGGCTTCAGCGGTCTCCTATCTCAGAATGTTCGAGAAGGCCCGGCAGCCACTTGTCTATGCCGCACCCCATATTGGCTTTGCGCTCAGCGTCGACCAGGACCAGTTCCTGTCGATGGCCAAGGTCCGAGCCTTGCGTAGGCTGTGGGCACGGGCGCAGGAAGCCTGCTCGATCCCCAATTCCACCGCCAGTGTCCATGCCGAAACATCGTTTCGCATGATGACCGCAGCGGACCCGGAGACGAACATCCTGCGCACCACCATTGCCGGCTTTGCCGCCGCGGCCGGCGGCGCGGATTCAATCTCCATCCTGCCGCACACGATCGTGCACGGCCTTCCGGCGGGCTTCGCCCGGCGCGTTGCCCGCAACGCGCAACTGATCATGGCCAATGAAAGCCACATCGGTCACGTCGCCGACCCGGCCTATGGCTCCGGGGCCGTCGAAGCGCTGACCGCGGAACTCTGCCAGGCGGCCTGGACGGAATTCCAACGAATCGAAGCGGAAGGCGGCGTGCTTGCCAGCCTTCAGGAAGGGCACATCCAGAAGCGCGTTCACGCCGCGGCCGCGCGGCGCAATGCAGCCTATCAGGCTGGCGAACGGGCCATCGTCGGCACGACACTTTACCCGCTGAAGGGCGAGCGCCCGGTCGAAACACTGGCAGCGGAACGTCGGCCTGCCTTCACCGAAGGCGTTGCGGTCTGCGAGCCGCTATTTCCTGTCCGCATCGATCAATCGATCGGAGGCGCATCTTGATACCGGATTTCAGCCAGATCGGGTGGGTACCGCCGCGCCGCGTGCCGGTTGAGATCAAGGGCCAGCGGTTGACGCCGGAAGGCCTTGTGGTCAAGCATCTGTACAATCAGGGCGACCTCAAGGGCGTGCCGCATCTCGATACCTATCCGGGCGTGCCGCCATTCGTGCGCGGCCCCTATCCGACCATGTATGTCCAGCAGCCCTGGACAATCCGGCAGTATGCAGGTTTCTCGACAGCCGAAGAATCCAATGCCTTCTACCGGCGCAATCTGGCCGGCGGCCAGAAAGGCCTGTCGGTGGCCTTCGATCTCGCCACGCATCGCGGTTATGACAGCGACCATCCGCGCGTCGCCGGCGATGTCGGCATGGCCGGCGTCGCCATCGATTCCATACTCGACATGCGGCAGCTCTTCGACGGCATCCCGCTCGACGAAATGACGGTGTCGATGACCATGAACGGCGCGGTGCTGCCGATCATGGCACTCTACATCGTCGCGGCTGAAGAACAGGGCGTTGCGCAGAAGGACCTCGCCGGAACCATTCAGAACGACATTCTGAAGGAGTTCATGGTGCGCAACACCTACATCTATCCGCCCAAGCCCTCGATGCGGATCGTGTCGGACATCTTCTCCTACACATCGAAGAACATGCCGAAGTTCAATTCGATATCGATCTCGGGCTACCACATGCAGGAAGCCGGTGCGACGGCCGACCTGGAACTCGCCTATACGATCGCCGACGGCATCGAATATGCCCGCGCCGGCGTCGCGGCCGGTCTCGATATCGACCGCTTCGCGCCGCGCCTCTCTTTCTTCTGGGCGATCGGCATGAACTTCTTCATGGAAGTGGCCAAGCTCCGGGCCGCTCGCCTTTTGTGGGCGAGCCTGATGAAGAAGAATTTTTCGCCGAAGGACGAACGCTCGCTGTCGCTGCGCACCCATAGCCAGACCTCTGGCTGGTCGCTGACGGCGCAGGACCCCTACAACAACATCATCCGGACCATGCTCGAGGCGATGGCGGCGACGCAGGGACACACCCAGTCGCTGCACACCAACTCCTTCGACGAGGCGATGGCCTTGCCGACCGACCATTCCGCCCGCATCGCCCGCAACACGCAACTCACCCTGCAGAAGGAATCCGGTACCACGCGCATCATCGACCCGTGGGGTGGCTCCGCCTATCTGGAACGACTGACGCATGACCTCGCGGCGCGCGCGCTTGCTCATATCGAAGAGGTCGAGGCTCTCGGCGGCATGGCCGCCGCAACGGAAAAGGGCATTCCCAAGCTTCGCATCGAGGAAGCTGCTGCGCGCACCCAGGCGCGCATCGATTCCGGCGAGCAGATGCTGGTCGGCGTCAACGCGCACCGGCCGGAGACGGATATCGAGGTCGACGTGCTGAAGATCGACAATGCCGAGGTTCGGGCCCGGCAATTGTCGAAGCTGCAGCGGCTGAAGGGCACACGTGACGTCGGCGCCGTCGAAAACGCGCTCGACGCCTTGACCCGCGCCGCGGAAGGCAATGAAAACCTGCTTGAGTTCGCCATCCGCGCCGCACGCGCCAATGCCACGGTGGGCGAAATCTCATTCGCGCTGGAAAGAACCTTTGGCCGCCACGTCGCTACCGTCCAGACGATTTCCGGCGTCTACCGCAAGGCGCTTGGCGATAACCCCGTGGTCGATCGGCTACAGGAAAAGCTCGAAGCCTTCGAGAAGACGTCCGGCGGCAAGCCGCGCATCCTGGTCGCCAAAATGGGACAGGACGGGCACGACCGTGGCCAGAAGGTGATCGCCACCGCCTTTGCCGATCTCGGTTTCGACGTTACCGTCGGAGCCATGTTCCAGACGCCGGAGGAGATCGCGAAGCTGGCGGTCGAACACGACGTTCATATCGTCGGTGCCTCGTCTCTGGCGGCAGGACACCTGACGCTCATTCCCGAACTGCGCGATGCTCTGAAAAAGATGGGGCGCAGCGACATGTTGATCGTGGCCGGTGGCGTCATCCCGCCGCAGGACTATGACGCGGTCATGGAAGCAGGTGCCGCGGAGATTTTCCCGCCGGGCACGGTCATTCCGGAGGCTGCGGATCGCTTGCTGGACCGGCTGCTGTCGACCGGTTGAACACTGCCGCATAGCTGAACAAGCTCGCTATAACCGGCGTTGTAACAGGGGATGCAGCACCGTGAAAACGACCATCCACAAGATTGATGATTCCGAAGGCGCGGTCATTCCGAGGAAGCTTCTTGACCGCATGAACTTGCGGGTAGGCGATCTGCTTGAAACGTCGAAACGGATGATGGCATTGCCTTGAGACCCTTGGCCGACAGCTTCGATCGTCAGATGAAAGCTGCCCCAGAAGTCATGGACAAATATAGGGTTGGGCTTCAGAAGCTCTCGGAATGACCTGCACCAATCGGTGCACCTCGGCACTGGGATGTGAAACGCCTAGCTGTCGGAGAGCTTGACGATTTCCCATTCCTTGCCGTTGACCACGGCAACGTCGCCAAGCTTCTTGCCGAACAGGGCAACGGCCATCGGCGAGACGTGGGAAATCGTGCCCTTGGCCGGATCGGCCTCGTCCTCGCCGACGATCTTCCAGTGCACCTTCCTCTCGTCATCGCCCTGCAGGGTAACGCCCATGCCGAAACGAACCAGATCGCTTCCGGGCTCCGGCACGGACAATTCGGCATTCTCGCGCCGCGCGGTCCAGTAGCGCAGGTCGCGCGACACAACAGCAATGCGCTCGCGGTCTGCCTTCCTCTCCGCTTTCGCCAGTATGTCGCGCAAGTCAGCCAGATTCTCCTCGATCATCGCCAGGCCGCGCTCCGTCACCAGATTGCGGTGCGGGCTGATCGGCCGCTCGCCGACGCCGGCGATGGCATTTTCGCTGTCTTCCTCGCGTGTGAAAGCTCTGCTCATCCAATGAACTTAGGCGCGGAGAGGCTGCTCGACAAGCCACTGTCGCTGCTTATCGAGGGGCGAGACAGAACGTCTGGCACGATTCCTGCGGTGTCAGGGTTGAACGCCAGGATTCTGTGCCGATGTTGAACAGACGAAAGTTTCTCGCCGGAACGGCTGGTTTTGCCGTGATCGGCCTGTCGCTCGGCAAGACTGCGGCTGCCAACCTGCCCGGAATCGAGAAAGCTTCCATGCGCGGTTCGATCAACGCGACCGATCTCGGTATGCAGCCTGGCGCGCTTGATGACCAGAGCAAGGCCTTCGCAAAACTGCTGCGTAACGCAAGTGATCGCGACATGCCGGTGTTCCTGCCGCCGGGCACCTATGTCGTGTCCAACCTGTCGCTACCCGGCCGCGTGCGTCTTTCCGGCGTGCCCGGTGCAACGCGGATCGTCTATGGCGGCAATGGTCATTTGTTCATGGCGGAGCAGGCCGACCATGTCGAGTTCAGCGGACTGGTGTTCGACGGCACAAATCGCTCAATGGGCGATTATGCGCAAGGCCTGCTCGATCTTCGTCGTGTCGGGCACCTTGTCGTCGACAATTGCCAGATCACCGGCAGCGGCAAGAGCGGGCTGGCGCTCGAACGTGCTTCGGGACGCGTCGAGCGTTCGGAGATTTCCGGCGCCGCCGATGCCGGCATCTATTCGGTCGAAGCGGGAGGGCTGGAGATCACCGGCAATCGCGTGTCCGACTGCGCCAATGGCGGCATCCTCGTGCATCGCTGGCAGGCGGCCGAGGACGGCACCATGGTAACCGGTAACCGCATCGAGCGCATCCAGGCGCGCAGCGGCGGAACCGGCCAGAACGGCAATGGCATCAATGCCTTTCGCGCCGGCAACGTCGTCATCTCCGGTAACGTCGTTTCGGATTGCGCCTTCTCGGCGATCCGGGCCAACAGTTCCAGCAACCTGCAGATTACTGGCAACACCTGCTCGCGGTCGGGCGAAACGGCTGTCTATTCCGAATTCTCCTTCGAAGGCGCCATCATCAGCAACAACATCGTCAATGGTGCCGCCAACGGCATCTCGATCGTCAATTTCAACGAAGGCGGCCGCATGGGCGTATGCTCGGGCAACATCGTTCGCAACCTCTCGACCAGTGGCCCCTACCCTGCCGACCCGCCCGGGTTCGGCGTCGGCATCAGCGTCGAGGCCGACACCACGGTTTCCGGCAATGTCATCGAGAATGCGCCGCTCTACGGCATGCAGATCGGCTGGGGGCCGTATCTGCGCAATGTCGTCGCGACCGGAAACATCATCCGCAAGGCCGGAACCGGCATCGTCGTGACCGTGGTGGAAGGCGCAGGGACGGCCGTCATTTCCGACAATGTCATTGACGGCGTTCAAAACGGCGCGGTCATCGGCCAGCGCTGGGCACAACCTGCAACCGCCGACCTTGCCGCATCAGACAATGCGGGATACGCGCATCTGACCGTCGAGCGCAATCGTGTCAGTTGAGGGCTGCGGTCGGCCGGAGCGCACCGACCTTGGCGCCGATGCGGCTTTCGATGGGTGCGTTCGCCAGCTTGATCAACTTTGCCGCCAAGGTCTCGTCCGCATGCAGCAGCTTGGCAATGACTGCCGCAACCATGGCTTCGGCGGCCCGGCCGGCACCATCATCGCATTTGAGCGCGATGCCGAGGCCGAGCTCAGGAAGTGCCGCGCAATAGACGCCCTCTGCGCCGCCCTTCACGAAGATCCGCCCTGGCGCGGCCTGCATTAGTGCCACGTCCGCGCGGCCAGTTCCGGCGACGAAGAACGGCTCGGCCATGCAGGCCGAAAGCAGCCGCTTCGCGGCCTTGGCTCGCTCGGGGCCAAAACCCGTGGTGGTCACCATGCGAGCAAAGCCGAGCGCGAAGCTCCTGAGCGGCACCGCGTAGGTCGGGATCGAGCAGCCATCGGTCGCGCGTTCGTCGGCACCATGGGCAGCTCCAGTCACCGCCTGCATGGCATCCCGTATCATCTCCTGCTCGGCATGGCCGGCATTGACATAGCCTTTGTGCGCAACGCCGACATGGACGCAGGTGCAAAGAAAACCCGAATGTTTGCCCGAGCAGTTGTTGTGCAGTGCGTTCGGAACTTCTCCGGCGCGGGCGAGCGCGATCGTCGCGTCGTGGCTCGGCCAGTGCGCCCCGCATTCCAGCGCGGTTTCATCCAGTCCGGCTTTGGCCAGCATCGACCGCGCCAGTTCGACATGCTCTGGCTGGCCTGAGTGTGAAGCGCAGGCGAGCGCCAGTTCGCGGTTGCCGAAGCCATAGGCATCGGCCGCGCCACTTTCGACCAGCGGCAATGCCTGTATTGCCTTGACCGCCGAGCGCGGGAACACTGGCCGTGCCGTATCGCCGATCTCCCAGACCGACTTGCCGTCGGCATCGAAGACCGCGATGGCACCGCGATGCGCGCTCTCGACGATCGCGCCGCGCAGAACTTCAACCAGAACCGGATTCGTCATGACTACCCCGCGAATGCGGGCCGCTTTTATCTGATCCGGTCGAGGATTGAAACGTAATTGGCGACCGCGGCGCCACCCATGTTGAATATGCCGCCAAGTTTTGCCCCGGGCACCTGGATGCCGCCTGCCTCGCCGACAAGCTGCATTGCGGTCAGCACATGCATCGAAACACCGGTGGCGCCAATGGGATGGCCTTTCGACTTCAGCCCGCCCGACGGGTTGACCGGCAACCGGCCATCCTTGGCCGTCTCGCCGCTCAATGCCAGTTTCGCGCCCTCGCCCGGCCTCGCCAGACCCATCGCCTCATATTCGATCAGTTCGGCGATGGTGAAGCAGTCATGCGTCTCGACGAAGGACAAATCGTCGAGCGTCACGCCGGCATTCTTCAGCGCCCGGTTCCAGGCCTGCTCGCAGCCTTCGAAGGCCAGGATGTCGCGCTTCGACATCGGCAGGAAGTCCTGCACATGTTCATTCGCGCGGAAGGTCACCGCACGGCGCATCCTTAAGGCTGTCGATGTGTCCGTAAGCACAAGGGCAGCGGCACCGTCAGAGACGAGCGAGCAGTCGGTGCGCTTCAGGGGGCCGGCAACGAAGGGATTCTTCTCGCTTTCCTGGCGGCAGAACTCATAACCGAAATCCTTGCGCATCTGCGCATAGGGATTGTCGACGCCATTCTTGTGGTTCTTGGCGGCGATCATCGCCAGTGCATCCGACTGGTCGCCATAGCGTTGGAAATAGGCTTGCGCGATCTTGCCGAAGACACCGGCGAAGCCCGCCGGCGTGTCACCATCCTCGGGCAGGTAGGAGGCCTTCAGCAGATTCTTGCCGATCTCGGGACCGGGCGTCGTCGTCATCTGCTCGGCACCGACCACCAGCACGATACGGGCCGCGTTTGCATCGATGGCGCGGATGCCTTGCCTGACCGCCGCCGATCCCGTGGCGCAGGCATTCTCGACGCGCGTTGCCGGCTTGAAGCGCAACCGGTCGTCTGCCTGGAGAACAAGGCTCGCGGTGAAATCCTGTGCTGAAAAACCGGCGTTGAAATGACCCAGCACGATCTCGTCGACATCGTCCGGCCCGATACCGGCATGCTCGAGCGCTTCACTTGCAACCTTGGTGATCAGGCTCTCCAGCGTCTCGCCTTCGAGCTTGCCGAAGCGCGAGTGCGCCCAGCCGACGATGCATGCAGTCATGGCAACCTCCATACTTCGCGACAGCCTAGCACGTACTGCGGCGCACACTCTCTTAATGTTGTTCAACACTGAACCATTTGCAAGGCTTGTGAAGGGACAGCCGCACACAATCGTTTGAGCCTCGACCCAAAATCGGGCTGGATTTTTGTTGATTGATCCATCAATAAAAAATAATCTTGCTGCAAAAGCGGAGACACGATGCCGAAAGTCGGAATGGAGCCATTGCGCCGCAAGGCGCTGATCGATGCGACGATCTCGGCGATCGGCGAGCGCGGCTCGCTGGACGTGACCATGTCGGAAATCGCCGGACGCGCCGGCGTATCGTCGGCGCTGGCGCACCATTACTTCGGCGCCAAGGATGAGCTGCTGTTGGCGACGATGCGGCATATCCTGGCCGAGCTGACCACCGACACGCTGCGCGCCCTTGGTTCGACCAGCACGCCGCGCGAGCGCGTCTCAGCGGTCGTCGCTGTGAACTTCTCCGATCTCCAGTTCCAGCCGGAAACGATCGCTGCCTGGCTCGCCTTCTATGTCGAAGCGCAGAAATCATCGGCTTTGCGCAGGCTGCTCCGGGTCTATGCGCGACGGCTGCATTCGAACCTGATGAGCGGGCTGACCGGTATCCTGCCCAGAGCCGAAGCCGACCGCGTCGCTGAGGCGACAGCAGCCCTGATCGACGGGCTCTATATCAGGCGTGCGCTGAAGGACGGCGTGCCCGATGCCGCGACCGCGATCGCACTGGTCGAGGACTATCTCGAAACGAAACTCAACCGGCGGCAGGCACAGTGACGACCAAACGACCCAACATCCTGATCGTTATGGTCGATCAGCTCAACGGCACGCTGTTTCCAGACGGGCCGGCTGATTTCCTGCACGCACCGCATTTGAAGGCGCTGGCCGCACGCTCGGCCCGCTTTGCCAACAACTACACGGCCTCGCCGCTCTGCGCGCCGGGCCGCGCCTCGTTCATGAGCGGCCAGTTGCCGTCGCGCACAGAGGTCTATGACAACGCCGCCGAGTTCGCCTCGTCGATCCCGACCTATGCTCACCATCTGCGCTCCGACGGCTATCACACCTGCCTGTCGGGCAAGATGCATTTCGTTGGCCCGGACCAGTTGCATGGTTTCGAGGAGAGGCTGACCACCGACATCTACCCGGCCGATTTCGGCTGGACGCCGGACTATCGCAAGCCCGGCGAACGAATCGACTGGTGGTATCACAATCTGGGTTCGGTGACCGGCGCCGGCGTCGCCGAGATTTCCAACCAAATGGAATATGATGACGAGGTCGCCTTCCATGCGGTGCAGAAACTCTATGATTTCGCCCGCGTCTCCGATGACGCCTCGTATCGCCCCTGGTGCCTGACGGTTTCCTTCACCCACCCGCACGACCCCTATGTGGCCCGGCGGCAATATTGGGATTTGTACGAAGACTGTCCGGAGCTTGAGCCGGAAGTCGGCTTCATCCCCTACGACAGCCAGGATCCGCATTCACAGCGGCTCTACCGCGCCAGCGACTACGACAGTTTCGACATCACGCCGGAGCAGGTCCGCCGCTCACGGCGCGGCTATTTCGCCAACATCTCCTATATCGACGACAAGGTCGGCGAACTGGTGTCGGTGCTCCATCGCACGCGCATGATCGACGACACCGTCATCCTGTTCTGTTCCGACCATGGCGACATGCTTGGCGAGCGCGGACTGTGGTTCAAGATGTGCTTCTTCGAGGGCTCGGCGCGCGTGCCGCTGATGATCGCCGGAAAAGGCATTCCAGCCGGTCTGATCAATACGCCGGTGTCGAATCTCGACGTGACGCCGACGCTTTGCGACCTCGCCGGCATCGATATGAGCGCGATCATGCCATGGACCGATGGCCAATCGCTGCTGCCGCAGTTGCACGGCCAGAAACGCACCGCCCCGGCGCTGATGGAGTACGCAGCAGAGGGGTCAAACGCCCCGCTGGTGGCTATCCGCGACGGCCGCTACAAATTCATCCATTGCGAGATCGACCCGCCGCAACTGTTTGATCTTGAATCCGATCCCAAGGAACTCACCAATCTCGCTGATGATCCAGCGCACGCGGCCTTGGTGGCTGCGTTCCTCGACAAGGCGCGGGGACGCTGGGACATGGCCGCCTTCGACGCAGCCGTGCGCGCCAGCCAGGCGCGCCGCTGGGTTGTTTATCCGGCGCTGCGCAACGGCACCCACTACCCCTGGGAGTTCCAGCCGCTGCAGAAGGCGTCGGAACGCTACATGCGCAACCACATGGATCTCAACGTGCTCGAAGAGCAAAAACGCTTTCCGCGAGGCGAATAAATGGCCGAAGTTCTTGTCCCCTCCCTTGATCATCTCAAGCAGGCCTATGCCGTCACCTCCAAGGCGACGCAGATCACGCCACTGCTGGAATCGGCGGCTCTCGCCAGAGAGACGGGGGCTGCCCGTGTCTTCATCAAGCCGGAATCGCTGCAATGGGCGGGATCGTTCAAGATCCGCGGCGCCTATTGGCGTTTGAAGCGGCTTTCGGCCGAAGAAGCGAAGAAGGGCGTCGTCGCCTATTCGTCCGGCAATTTCGCGCAAGGGCTGGCCGCCGCCGGTCAGGCGCTCGGCATTCCCGTCACTATCGTCATGCCGATCGATGCACCCGTCGCCAAGCGCGACGCCACGGCCGGCTATGGTGCACGTGTCGTGCTGACCGATCATGGTGACCGCGCACGCGAAGAAGTCGCCGCCGCGAGGGCGCGCGAGATTGCCGAAACCGAAGGCCTTGCGCTGTTGCACCCTTTCGATGACCCAGAGATCGTCGCCGGCCAAGCGGGTGCCGGGCTGGAAGCGCTCGACCAACTCGCAGCCAAGGATGCAGAGGCCGATCTCCTGTTCTGCTCCGTTGGCGGTGGTGGATTGATCGGCGGTGTTTCGCTCGCCTTCCACTATCTATCGCCACGCACACAAATCATCGGCGTCGAGCCTGAGGGCTTCAATGGAATGGGCTCCTCGCTGGCGCATGGCGCCATCGAAACCATGCCGATCGGGCCGCAGTCGATCTGCGACGGGTTGATGGCGCGCAAGCCCGGCGACGCTCCGTTCGCGGCGGTCAAGACCGCAGGCGTTCGCGGCATCACCGTCGACGACGCTTCGGTGCGCCGCGCCATGCGCATTGCCTTCGAGCGGATGAAGCTGGTGCTGGAGCCTTCGGGCGCGGCTTCGCTGGCGGCGTTGCTCGGCGGCAAGGTGGATGTGACGGGCAAGAGCGTGCTCGTGGTGGCAACTGGCGGCAACGTTTCGCTCGCCGATTTTATGGCGCATATGAACCATGCTTGAAGCAGATTTCGTCATCATCGGCTCCGGCTCGGCCGGCTCGGCCATGGCCTATCGCCTGTCGGAAGACGGCAAGCATTCGGTCATCGTGATCGAATTTGGCGGCACCGATATCGGGCCGCTGATCCAGATGCCGTCGGCGCTGTCGATCCCGCTCAATATGAGCCTCTACGACTGGGGCTTTGCGAGCGAGCCGGAGCCGCATCTCGGCGGGCGCGTGCTGGCGACACCGCGCGGCAAGGTCATCGGCGGCTCGTCCTCGATCAACGGCATGGTCTATGTGCGCGGCCATGCCCGCGACTTCGACCATTGGGCCGAACAGGGTGCGGCCGGCTGGGGTTTTGCCGACGTGCTCCCCTATTTCAAGCGCATGGAAGACTCGGATGGTGGCGAAGACGGATGGCGCGGCCACGGCGGCCCGCTGCATGTCCAGCGAGGATCGCGCAGGAATCCGCTCTATGGCGCCTTCGTCGACGCGGGGCGTCAGGCCGGTTTCGAGCTGACTGACGACTACAATGGTTCGAAGCAGGAAGGTTTTGGGCCGATGGAGCAGACCATTCGCGGCGGTCGCCGCTGGTCGGCGGCATCCGCCTATCTCAAGCCGGCGCTGAAGCGAAAGAACGTGAGTCTGGTCAAGGGCTTCGCCCGGCGGGTGATCATCGAGAATCAACGCGCAACCGGCGTCGAGATCGAAGCTCACAAACAGATTCAAGTCATCAAGGCGCGACGCGAGGTGATCGTCGCCGCATCGTCGATCAATTCGCCCAAGATCCTGATGCTGTCGGGCATCGGCCCGGCAGAGCATCTGAGGGAAAATGGTATCGCCGTGGTGGCCGACCGGCTCGGCGTCGGCGGCAACCTGCAGGATCATATGGAGCTTTATATCCAGCAGGAATCGACGCAACCGATCACGCTGAATTCAGTGCTGAATCCTTTTTCCAAGGCACTGATCGGGGCACAATGGCTGTTCTTCAAGACCGGCCTCGGCGCGACAAACCATTTCGAGGCAGCCGCCTTCGTGCGCTCGCGCGCCGGCGTCGATTATCCCGATATCCAGTACCACTTCATTCCGGCGGCAGTGCGCTATGACGGCAAGGCGGCAGCGAAATCGCACGGCTTCCAGGCCCATGTCGGACCGATGCGGTCGAAGTCGCGGGGGTCGGTGACGCTGCGCTCGCCGGACCCGAAATCAAGCCCGGTGATCCGTTTCAACTACATGTCGCATCCAGACGACTGGGCGGAGTTCCGCCACTGCATCAGGCTGACGCGCGAGATCTTCGGCCAGTCGGCATTCGACGCCTATCGCGGCCAGGAAATCTCGCCCGGCTCCCACGTGCAATCGGACGAGGATCTGGATGTCTTCATCCGCGATCATGCCGAGAGCGCATACCATCCTTGCGGCACCTGCAAGATGGGCCGCGCCGACGATGCGATGAGCGTCGTCGACCCGGAATGCCGGGTCATTGGTGTCGATGGGTTGCGGGTCGCCGATTCGTCGATCTTCCCGCGTGTCACCAACGGCAACCTCAACGCACCGTCTATCATGACCGGTGAGAAGGCATCCGACCACATTCTTGGCCGCACGCCGCTGGCGCCGTCCAACCAGGAACCGTGGATCAATCCGCGCTGGCAGGCGTCCGACAGATAGGCGTACTTTATGCATGCTTCCGGAAGCACAAGTACGCCATATCTGTTTTGAGTCGTCGCATCGTGCTTTCCGAAAATCGATTCCGATTTTCGGGCCGATGCGATAGAGCTTGATCCACCCGAAAGATTGAGCCGCCCGCCTGGGCGATAGACCATTTGGAGACTTCCCATGCGCGCCCAGCCCACGGCATCGCACTATGTCAACGGACGCTACATCGACGACGAACGCGGCGCACCGCTGCCCGTCATCTATCCGGCGACCGGCGAGACCATCGCGATGCTGCGCTCGGCAACGCCGAATGTGCTGGAACTCGCCATCGAAGCCGCACGTGCCGCACAGCCAGCCTGGGCACGGCTGAAGCCGGTCGAGCGTGGTCGCATCCTGCGCCGCGCCGCCGACATTCTGCGCGCCCGCAACGCCGACCTCGCCCGCATCGAGACGCTAGATACCGGCAAGGCGATCCAGGAAACGCTGGTGGCTGACGCGCCGTCAGCGGCGGATTGCCTCGAGTATTTCGGTGGCGTGATCGCCGCATACAATGGCGAATCCGTCGATCTCGGCGGACCCTTTGCCTATACGCGGCGCGAGGCGCTCGGCGTCTGTGTCGGCATCGGCGCCTGGAACTACCCGATCCAGATCGCCGGCTGGAAATCCGCACCGGCACTCGCCATGGGCAATGCCATGGTGTTCAAGCCCTCCGAAAACACGCCGCTGTCAGCGCTGGCGCTGGCCGAGATCTACACCGAGGCCGGCCTGCCCGACGGGCTGTTCAACGTGGTGCAAG
The nucleotide sequence above comes from Mesorhizobium shangrilense. Encoded proteins:
- a CDS encoding methylmalonyl-CoA mutase subunit beta yields the protein MGAGALIHDAEVPNADRQRWLALAEKALAGASFEERLVSRTDDDIRIEPLYDRSTIGEPLVRANPRSPWIVSQRIDDPDVGRAKAQALEDVAQGATGLSLVFEGAPNAFGYGLPRTAKALETVLEGIPLNRVQVRIDTHPWSRPMADWLVAFLSKRRSDPAKLNLSFGIDPAAILAGTGRLRMSIEALQESMPQSLAHFFSMGVPGVLLEADGRVVHNGGATEAQELGIMLASAVSYLRMFEKARQPLVYAAPHIGFALSVDQDQFLSMAKVRALRRLWARAQEACSIPNSTASVHAETSFRMMTAADPETNILRTTIAGFAAAAGGADSISILPHTIVHGLPAGFARRVARNAQLIMANESHIGHVADPAYGSGAVEALTAELCQAAWTEFQRIEAEGGVLASLQEGHIQKRVHAAAARRNAAYQAGERAIVGTTLYPLKGERPVETLAAERRPAFTEGVAVCEPLFPVRIDQSIGGAS
- a CDS encoding AbrB/MazE/SpoVT family DNA-binding domain-containing protein, giving the protein MKTTIHKIDDSEGAVIPRKLLDRMNLRVGDLLETSKRMMALP
- the greA gene encoding transcription elongation factor GreA — encoded protein: MSRAFTREEDSENAIAGVGERPISPHRNLVTERGLAMIEENLADLRDILAKAERKADRERIAVVSRDLRYWTARRENAELSVPEPGSDLVRFGMGVTLQGDDERKVHWKIVGEDEADPAKGTISHVSPMAVALFGKKLGDVAVVNGKEWEIVKLSDS
- a CDS encoding TIGR03808 family TAT-translocated repetitive protein, with protein sequence MLNRRKFLAGTAGFAVIGLSLGKTAAANLPGIEKASMRGSINATDLGMQPGALDDQSKAFAKLLRNASDRDMPVFLPPGTYVVSNLSLPGRVRLSGVPGATRIVYGGNGHLFMAEQADHVEFSGLVFDGTNRSMGDYAQGLLDLRRVGHLVVDNCQITGSGKSGLALERASGRVERSEISGAADAGIYSVEAGGLEITGNRVSDCANGGILVHRWQAAEDGTMVTGNRIERIQARSGGTGQNGNGINAFRAGNVVISGNVVSDCAFSAIRANSSSNLQITGNTCSRSGETAVYSEFSFEGAIISNNIVNGAANGISIVNFNEGGRMGVCSGNIVRNLSTSGPYPADPPGFGVGISVEADTTVSGNVIENAPLYGMQIGWGPYLRNVVATGNIIRKAGTGIVVTVVEGAGTAVISDNVIDGVQNGAVIGQRWAQPATADLAASDNAGYAHLTVERNRVS
- the scpA gene encoding methylmalonyl-CoA mutase is translated as MIPDFSQIGWVPPRRVPVEIKGQRLTPEGLVVKHLYNQGDLKGVPHLDTYPGVPPFVRGPYPTMYVQQPWTIRQYAGFSTAEESNAFYRRNLAGGQKGLSVAFDLATHRGYDSDHPRVAGDVGMAGVAIDSILDMRQLFDGIPLDEMTVSMTMNGAVLPIMALYIVAAEEQGVAQKDLAGTIQNDILKEFMVRNTYIYPPKPSMRIVSDIFSYTSKNMPKFNSISISGYHMQEAGATADLELAYTIADGIEYARAGVAAGLDIDRFAPRLSFFWAIGMNFFMEVAKLRAARLLWASLMKKNFSPKDERSLSLRTHSQTSGWSLTAQDPYNNIIRTMLEAMAATQGHTQSLHTNSFDEAMALPTDHSARIARNTQLTLQKESGTTRIIDPWGGSAYLERLTHDLAARALAHIEEVEALGGMAAATEKGIPKLRIEEAAARTQARIDSGEQMLVGVNAHRPETDIEVDVLKIDNAEVRARQLSKLQRLKGTRDVGAVENALDALTRAAEGNENLLEFAIRAARANATVGEISFALERTFGRHVATVQTISGVYRKALGDNPVVDRLQEKLEAFEKTSGGKPRILVAKMGQDGHDRGQKVIATAFADLGFDVTVGAMFQTPEEIAKLAVEHDVHIVGASSLAAGHLTLIPELRDALKKMGRSDMLIVAGGVIPPQDYDAVMEAGAAEIFPPGTVIPEAADRLLDRLLSTG